From Grus americana isolate bGruAme1 chromosome 22, bGruAme1.mat, whole genome shotgun sequence, the proteins below share one genomic window:
- the STAC2 gene encoding SH3 and cysteine-rich domain-containing protein 2 isoform X5, with protein MTEPPGESEPVGPPEQPPAGVGHGSKMQRLKRSLSLRTLLRSKSVESLFPRPGGGAQGPGTPPSPPRPHGFQQYVFKKHCPCELCRQLIAGNSRQGLRCKACKAGVHLWCSEGISHQRCPGKTATSFCRNFSSPLLLPEQGGSAQGSTPPDPSARVDPVYEALRFGTSLAHGTGPTELPPSTQGEKAARDESGDALSSMGSPSSGGAVVTPAERDSLEEKSPRQQAARGPARWDGAPMFSYVALYKFVPQEHQDLALQPGDRVTLVDDSNEDWWKGKVGDRLGFFPANFVQRVRPGESVWRSCRAVQGDREQGRMSLRENQICVGVGRTQGLIRVTSGRKRGLVPAEALTEI; from the exons ATGACGGAGCCGCCCGGGGAGAGCGAACCGGTGGGTCCCCCCGAACAGCCCCCCGCCGGGGTCGGGCACGGCAGCAAG ATGCAGCGGCTGAAGCGGTCGCTGTCCCTCCGGACGCTGCTGCGGAGCAAGAGCGTGGAAAGCCTCTTCCcgcggccgggcgggggggcgcagggccccgggacccccccgtcccccccccggccACACGGCTTCCAGCAGTACGTCTTCAAGAAGCATTGCCCCTGCGAGCTGTGCCGGCAGCTCATCGCag GTAACTCGCGGCAGGGCCTGCGGTGCAAGGCGTGCAAGGCCGGCGTGCACCTCTGGTGCTCCGAGGGGATCTCGCACCAACGGTGCCCTGGCAAGACG GCCACCTCTTTCTGCCGCAATTTCAGCTcacccctgctgctgccagagcaggggGGCTCCGCGCAGGGCTCGACCCCCCCAG ACCCCAGTGCGAGGGTGGACCCCGTGTACGAGGCGCTGCGGTTCGGCACCTCCCTGGCACACGGCACTGGCCCCACGgagctgccccccagcacccag GGTGAGAAGGCGGCCAGAGACGAGAGCGGGGATGCCCTGAGCAGCATGGGAAGCCCGAGCAGCGGTGGTG CAGTTGTCACCCCAGCAGAGAGGGACAGTCTGGAGGAGAAGAGCCCCAGGCAGCAG GCTGCCCGGGGGCCAGCGCGGTGGGACGGGGCGCCCATGTTCTCCTACGTGGCTCTCTACAAGTTCGTGCCCCAGGAGCACCAGGACCTGGCGCTGCAG cccggggaCAGGGTCACGCTGGTGGACGACTCCAACGAGGACTGGTGGAAG GGGAAGGTGGGCGACCGGCTGGGCTTCTTCCCGGCCAACTTCGTGCAGCGCGTCCGTCCCGGCGAGAGCGTCTGGAGGAGCTGCCGGGCCGTGCAAGGCGACAGGGAACAAGGGCGCATGAGCCTCAGGGAGAACCAG ATCTGCGTCGGCGTGGGCAGGACCCAGGGCCTCATCCGGGTGACcagtgggaggaagagggggcTGGTCCCTGCCGAGGCGCTGACCGAAATCTGA
- the STAC2 gene encoding SH3 and cysteine-rich domain-containing protein 2 isoform X8, with protein sequence MTEPPGESEPVGPPEQPPAGVGHGSKMQRLKRSLSLRTLLRSKSVESLFPRPGGGAQGPGTPPSPPRPHGFQQYVFKKHCPCELCRQLIAGNSRQGLRCKACKAGVHLWCSEGISHQRCPGKTATSFCRNFSSPLLLPEQGGSAQGSTPPDPSARVDPVYEALRFGTSLAHGTGPTELPPSTQGEKAARDESGDALSSMGSPSSGVVTPAERDSLEEKSPRQQAARGPARWDGAPMFSYVALYKFVPQEHQDLALQPGDRVTLVDDSNEDWWKGKVGDRLGFFPANFVQRVRPGESVWRSCRAVQGDREQGRMSLRENQICVGVGRTQGLIRVTSGRKRGLVPAEALTEI encoded by the exons ATGACGGAGCCGCCCGGGGAGAGCGAACCGGTGGGTCCCCCCGAACAGCCCCCCGCCGGGGTCGGGCACGGCAGCAAG ATGCAGCGGCTGAAGCGGTCGCTGTCCCTCCGGACGCTGCTGCGGAGCAAGAGCGTGGAAAGCCTCTTCCcgcggccgggcgggggggcgcagggccccgggacccccccgtcccccccccggccACACGGCTTCCAGCAGTACGTCTTCAAGAAGCATTGCCCCTGCGAGCTGTGCCGGCAGCTCATCGCag GTAACTCGCGGCAGGGCCTGCGGTGCAAGGCGTGCAAGGCCGGCGTGCACCTCTGGTGCTCCGAGGGGATCTCGCACCAACGGTGCCCTGGCAAGACG GCCACCTCTTTCTGCCGCAATTTCAGCTcacccctgctgctgccagagcaggggGGCTCCGCGCAGGGCTCGACCCCCCCAG ACCCCAGTGCGAGGGTGGACCCCGTGTACGAGGCGCTGCGGTTCGGCACCTCCCTGGCACACGGCACTGGCCCCACGgagctgccccccagcacccag GGTGAGAAGGCGGCCAGAGACGAGAGCGGGGATGCCCTGAGCAGCATGGGAAGCCCGAGCAGCGGTG TTGTCACCCCAGCAGAGAGGGACAGTCTGGAGGAGAAGAGCCCCAGGCAGCAG GCTGCCCGGGGGCCAGCGCGGTGGGACGGGGCGCCCATGTTCTCCTACGTGGCTCTCTACAAGTTCGTGCCCCAGGAGCACCAGGACCTGGCGCTGCAG cccggggaCAGGGTCACGCTGGTGGACGACTCCAACGAGGACTGGTGGAAG GGGAAGGTGGGCGACCGGCTGGGCTTCTTCCCGGCCAACTTCGTGCAGCGCGTCCGTCCCGGCGAGAGCGTCTGGAGGAGCTGCCGGGCCGTGCAAGGCGACAGGGAACAAGGGCGCATGAGCCTCAGGGAGAACCAG ATCTGCGTCGGCGTGGGCAGGACCCAGGGCCTCATCCGGGTGACcagtgggaggaagagggggcTGGTCCCTGCCGAGGCGCTGACCGAAATCTGA
- the STAC2 gene encoding SH3 and cysteine-rich domain-containing protein 2 isoform X6, with the protein MTEPPGESEPVGPPEQPPAGVGHGSKMQRLKRSLSLRTLLRSKSVESLFPRPGGGAQGPGTPPSPPRPHGFQQYVFKKHCPCELCRQLIAGNSRQGLRCKACKAGVHLWCSEGISHQRCPGKTATSFCRNFSSPLLLPEQGGSAQGSTPPDPSARVDPVYEALRFGTSLAHGTGPTELPPSTQGEKAARDESGDALSSMGSPSSGAVVTPAERDSLEEKSPRQQAARGPARWDGAPMFSYVALYKFVPQEHQDLALQPGDRVTLVDDSNEDWWKGKVGDRLGFFPANFVQRVRPGESVWRSCRAVQGDREQGRMSLRENQICVGVGRTQGLIRVTSGRKRGLVPAEALTEI; encoded by the exons ATGACGGAGCCGCCCGGGGAGAGCGAACCGGTGGGTCCCCCCGAACAGCCCCCCGCCGGGGTCGGGCACGGCAGCAAG ATGCAGCGGCTGAAGCGGTCGCTGTCCCTCCGGACGCTGCTGCGGAGCAAGAGCGTGGAAAGCCTCTTCCcgcggccgggcgggggggcgcagggccccgggacccccccgtcccccccccggccACACGGCTTCCAGCAGTACGTCTTCAAGAAGCATTGCCCCTGCGAGCTGTGCCGGCAGCTCATCGCag GTAACTCGCGGCAGGGCCTGCGGTGCAAGGCGTGCAAGGCCGGCGTGCACCTCTGGTGCTCCGAGGGGATCTCGCACCAACGGTGCCCTGGCAAGACG GCCACCTCTTTCTGCCGCAATTTCAGCTcacccctgctgctgccagagcaggggGGCTCCGCGCAGGGCTCGACCCCCCCAG ACCCCAGTGCGAGGGTGGACCCCGTGTACGAGGCGCTGCGGTTCGGCACCTCCCTGGCACACGGCACTGGCCCCACGgagctgccccccagcacccag GGTGAGAAGGCGGCCAGAGACGAGAGCGGGGATGCCCTGAGCAGCATGGGAAGCCCGAGCAGCGGTG CAGTTGTCACCCCAGCAGAGAGGGACAGTCTGGAGGAGAAGAGCCCCAGGCAGCAG GCTGCCCGGGGGCCAGCGCGGTGGGACGGGGCGCCCATGTTCTCCTACGTGGCTCTCTACAAGTTCGTGCCCCAGGAGCACCAGGACCTGGCGCTGCAG cccggggaCAGGGTCACGCTGGTGGACGACTCCAACGAGGACTGGTGGAAG GGGAAGGTGGGCGACCGGCTGGGCTTCTTCCCGGCCAACTTCGTGCAGCGCGTCCGTCCCGGCGAGAGCGTCTGGAGGAGCTGCCGGGCCGTGCAAGGCGACAGGGAACAAGGGCGCATGAGCCTCAGGGAGAACCAG ATCTGCGTCGGCGTGGGCAGGACCCAGGGCCTCATCCGGGTGACcagtgggaggaagagggggcTGGTCCCTGCCGAGGCGCTGACCGAAATCTGA
- the STAC2 gene encoding SH3 and cysteine-rich domain-containing protein 2 isoform X7 produces MTEPPGESEPVGPPEQPPAGVGHGSKMQRLKRSLSLRTLLRSKSVESLFPRPGGGAQGPGTPPSPPRPHGFQQYVFKKHCPCELCRQLIAGNSRQGLRCKACKAGVHLWCSEGISHQRCPGKTATSFCRNFSSPLLLPEQGGSAQGSTPPDPSARVDPVYEALRFGTSLAHGTGPTELPPSTQGEKAARDESGDALSSMGSPSSGGVVTPAERDSLEEKSPRQQAARGPARWDGAPMFSYVALYKFVPQEHQDLALQPGDRVTLVDDSNEDWWKGKVGDRLGFFPANFVQRVRPGESVWRSCRAVQGDREQGRMSLRENQICVGVGRTQGLIRVTSGRKRGLVPAEALTEI; encoded by the exons ATGACGGAGCCGCCCGGGGAGAGCGAACCGGTGGGTCCCCCCGAACAGCCCCCCGCCGGGGTCGGGCACGGCAGCAAG ATGCAGCGGCTGAAGCGGTCGCTGTCCCTCCGGACGCTGCTGCGGAGCAAGAGCGTGGAAAGCCTCTTCCcgcggccgggcgggggggcgcagggccccgggacccccccgtcccccccccggccACACGGCTTCCAGCAGTACGTCTTCAAGAAGCATTGCCCCTGCGAGCTGTGCCGGCAGCTCATCGCag GTAACTCGCGGCAGGGCCTGCGGTGCAAGGCGTGCAAGGCCGGCGTGCACCTCTGGTGCTCCGAGGGGATCTCGCACCAACGGTGCCCTGGCAAGACG GCCACCTCTTTCTGCCGCAATTTCAGCTcacccctgctgctgccagagcaggggGGCTCCGCGCAGGGCTCGACCCCCCCAG ACCCCAGTGCGAGGGTGGACCCCGTGTACGAGGCGCTGCGGTTCGGCACCTCCCTGGCACACGGCACTGGCCCCACGgagctgccccccagcacccag GGTGAGAAGGCGGCCAGAGACGAGAGCGGGGATGCCCTGAGCAGCATGGGAAGCCCGAGCAGCGGTGGTG TTGTCACCCCAGCAGAGAGGGACAGTCTGGAGGAGAAGAGCCCCAGGCAGCAG GCTGCCCGGGGGCCAGCGCGGTGGGACGGGGCGCCCATGTTCTCCTACGTGGCTCTCTACAAGTTCGTGCCCCAGGAGCACCAGGACCTGGCGCTGCAG cccggggaCAGGGTCACGCTGGTGGACGACTCCAACGAGGACTGGTGGAAG GGGAAGGTGGGCGACCGGCTGGGCTTCTTCCCGGCCAACTTCGTGCAGCGCGTCCGTCCCGGCGAGAGCGTCTGGAGGAGCTGCCGGGCCGTGCAAGGCGACAGGGAACAAGGGCGCATGAGCCTCAGGGAGAACCAG ATCTGCGTCGGCGTGGGCAGGACCCAGGGCCTCATCCGGGTGACcagtgggaggaagagggggcTGGTCCCTGCCGAGGCGCTGACCGAAATCTGA
- the STAC2 gene encoding SH3 and cysteine-rich domain-containing protein 2 isoform X14 translates to MTEPPGESEPVGPPEQPPAGVGHGSKMQRLKRSLSLRTLLRSKSVESLFPRPGGGAQGPGTPPSPPRPHGFQQYVFKKHCPCELCRQLIAGNSRQGLRCKACKAGVHLWCSEGISHQRCPGKTATSFCRNFSSPLLLPEQGGSAQGSTPPDPSARVDPVYEALRFGTSLAHGTGPTELPPSTQQLSPQQRGTVWRRRAPGSRLPGGQRGGTGRPCSPTWLSTSSCPRSTRTWRCSPGTGSRWWTTPTRTGGRGRWATGWASSRPTSCSASVPARASGGAAGPCKATGNKGA, encoded by the exons ATGACGGAGCCGCCCGGGGAGAGCGAACCGGTGGGTCCCCCCGAACAGCCCCCCGCCGGGGTCGGGCACGGCAGCAAG ATGCAGCGGCTGAAGCGGTCGCTGTCCCTCCGGACGCTGCTGCGGAGCAAGAGCGTGGAAAGCCTCTTCCcgcggccgggcgggggggcgcagggccccgggacccccccgtcccccccccggccACACGGCTTCCAGCAGTACGTCTTCAAGAAGCATTGCCCCTGCGAGCTGTGCCGGCAGCTCATCGCag GTAACTCGCGGCAGGGCCTGCGGTGCAAGGCGTGCAAGGCCGGCGTGCACCTCTGGTGCTCCGAGGGGATCTCGCACCAACGGTGCCCTGGCAAGACG GCCACCTCTTTCTGCCGCAATTTCAGCTcacccctgctgctgccagagcaggggGGCTCCGCGCAGGGCTCGACCCCCCCAG ACCCCAGTGCGAGGGTGGACCCCGTGTACGAGGCGCTGCGGTTCGGCACCTCCCTGGCACACGGCACTGGCCCCACGgagctgccccccagcacccag CAGTTGTCACCCCAGCAGAGAGGGACAGTCTGGAGGAGAAGAGCCCCAGGCAGCAG GCTGCCCGGGGGCCAGCGCGGTGGGACGGGGCGCCCATGTTCTCCTACGTGGCTCTCTACAAGTTCGTGCCCCAGGAGCACCAGGACCTGGCGCTGCAG cccggggaCAGGGTCACGCTGGTGGACGACTCCAACGAGGACTGGTGGAAG GGGAAGGTGGGCGACCGGCTGGGCTTCTTCCCGGCCAACTTCGTGCAGCGCGTCCGTCCCGGCGAGAGCGTCTGGAGGAGCTGCCGGGCCGTGCAAGGCGACAGGGAACAAGGGCGCATGA